A stretch of Rhododendron vialii isolate Sample 1 chromosome 4a, ASM3025357v1 DNA encodes these proteins:
- the LOC131323687 gene encoding uncharacterized protein LOC131323687: MTDSQTRYSPMEKLVLALVSSKTSLLPYFQTHRIVVLTEYPLKAVLRKSDSSSRILKFSQDLANYDITFEPRTSVKGQALADFFAELTPGLQDEANLLLQAEENQRLADTEVTNDTTEPRFDAARARFTIGNKRPKREWKVFSGDAWRLNVDGAANVHGAGAGIVLVSPVGTVHESVVSIGFAATNNEAEYEALIAGLMLSLRLGADSVHIFCDSQLVIGHLNDDYQAKDGHMNAYVSCVLALFRRFGHIEVELIPREHNSHVDALAGLASVYKSSGCRTLIFVAVDSPSIEPAGNLMILVVLLGPSRMDPVIAYLKAQTLPLNKKKAHKVRCQAANYYLGTHDVLYRRTFTGPDLQVVHEDQVPSMLEELHAGSCGAHSGGRCLAYRALTQGYWWSKMHKQSEEYVKKCVRCQKQASLIHKPAFPLKVISSPWPFAVWAFDIVGKMPKALEGFEYMLTATDLYTKWVEAVPLVHTKASDVQSFIWKNIISHFGVPYAILSDNGSQFVATAIKVFYKKFGIRIQNSSVAYPQGNGQAEASNKTITRGLKRRLDAKLRKWVEELSHVLWAYRTTPRRSTARTPFSMAYGMEAVLPLETLLPTPRSKDFNFEDNAAQVGSELVFAEELRDNANLRHATYQQEVAWGYNKNVRPRPFNVGDLVLRMVTEADRLTKLKDPYEGPYRLALKIGHGIYKLEEMDGTPIANPWNAQKLRKFHG, translated from the coding sequence ATGACTGATTCCCAAACAAGATACTCGCCAATGGAGAAGCTCGTCTTGGCCCTTGTCTCGTCTAAAACAAGCCTCCTTCCATATTTCCAGACCCACCGGATCGTGGTTCTTACCGAGTACCCTTTGAAAGCTGTCCTTCGGAAATCAGATTCCTCTAGCCGAATTCTTAAGTTCTCTCAAGATCTGGCCAATTATGACATTACGTTCGAACCACGGACCTCGGTGAAAGGCCAAGCTTTAGCTGATTTCTTCGCCGAGCTGACACCTGGCCTTCAGGACGAAGCCAACCTTCTTCTGCAAGCCGAAGAAAATCAACGGCTCGCCGATACCGAAGTCACCAATGATACTACCGAACCAAGATTCGACGCCGCCCGCGCCCGGTTTACCATAGGGAACAAACGCCCCAAACGGGAGTGGAAAGTATTCTCTGGTGATGCTTGGCGTCTGAATGTGGACGGTGCCGCGAATGTCCACGGAGCTGGGGCTGGAATCGTTCTAGTTTCGCCCGTCGGTACTGTGCATGAGAGCGTGGTCTCTATTGGCTTCGCGGCCACGAATAAcgaagctgagtatgaggccctTATCGCGGGCTTGATGTTATCTCTTCGGCTGGGGGCTGACTCCGTTCATATATTTTGTGATTCCCAGTTGGTCATCGGTCATCTCAACGATGATTATCAGGCGAAAGACGGTCATATGAATGCCTACGTTAGCTGCGTCTTAGCTCTTTTTCGTCGTTTTGGCCACATCGAAGTAGAATTGATTCCTCGGGAACACAATTCGCACGTAGATGCCCTCGCTGGTCTCGCTTCGGTTTATAAATCGTCTGGTTGCCGAACCCTAATTTTCGTTGCCGTGGATTCTCCGAGCATTGAACCAGCTGGAAACCTGATGATATTGGTCGTATTACTTGGCCCTAGCCGCATGGATCCCGTCATAGCCTATCTGAAGGCCCAAACTCTTCCTCTGAACAAGAAGAAGGCCCATAAGGTTCGCTGCCAAGCCGCGAATTATTACCTCGGAACGCACGACGTTTTGTATCGACGTACATTTACGGGTCCCGACCTTCAAGTTGTTCATGAAGACCAAGTACCGAGCATGTTAGAGGAGCTTCACGCTGGTAGCTGTGGTGCACACTCGGGCGGACGATGTCTCGCTTATCGAGCGTTGactcaggggtattggtggTCGAAGATGCACAAGCAATCTGAGGAATATGTCAAGAAATGTGTTCGATGTCAGAAACAAGCGTCACTTATTCACAAGCCGGCCTTCCCCTTGAAGGTGATTTctagtccctggccgtttgccgTCTGGGCCTTCGACATTGTTGGTAAAATGCCTAAGGCGCTCGAGGGATTTGAATACATGCTCACTGCTACCGATCTTTATACCAAATGGGTCGAAGCTGTCCCCTTGGTCCACACAAAGGCCAGCGACGTACAAAGCTTCATTTGGAAAAACATTATCTCTCACTTCGGCGTCCCTTATGCTATTTTGTCTGATAACGGCTCTCAGTTCGTCGCCACGGCCATCAAGGTTTTCTACAAAAAATTTGGCATTCGTATCCAAAACTCCTCGGTGGCCTATCCGCAAGGTAACGGTCAAGccgaggcatccaataaaaccatCACACGGGGGCTTAAGCGACGATTAGATGCGAAGCTTAGAAAATGGGTGGAAGAGCTTTCTCATGTACTCTGGGCTTATCGAACTACCCCCCGTCGGTCGACTGCGCGGACTCCTTTTTCGATGGCGTATGGCATGGAGGCTGTCCTCCCCCTCGAAACGTTGCTTCCCACTCCGCGATCCAAGGATTTCAACTTTGAGGATAATGCCGCTCAGGTCGGATCGGAGCTCGTTTTTGCCGAGGAACTCCGCGACAATGCCAACTTGAGGCACGCCACCTATCAGCAGGAGGTCGCCTGGGGCTATAACAAAAACGTTCGGCCAAGGCCATTTAACGTCGGTGACCTTGTGTTACGGATGGTTACCGAGGCAGATCGACTCACGAAACTCAAGGATCCTTATGAAGGCCCGTACAGGTTGGCTCTGAAAATCGGCCATGGCATTTATAAGTTGGAAGAAATGGACGGAACCCCGATTGCTAATCCGTGGAACGCTCAGAAATTGCGGAAGTTCCATGGTTGA